gatgcatctgcatccagatgcaccatcaagactcaccttcatttgggtgagaatttgagatgaattcagctgggtgatccatctggatgtagcattataatgcactaaacgaacatcaatttgcatcttcacccagatggatcacctgggtgagcaaacgaaGAGGGCCTCTGTCTACTTTGCAATGAAGTCCatcacacttttttttttaactattgcTTTTGTTACAAGCCCAATCACGGAAACCAACATTGGTCTTGATGGCCCATTATGTGCAATCTATTGGGCCTTTTAGAACGGAAAACAAATCAGAACTGTCGAAATACTCAAAACTGATCTGAACCGTTAATCAATCTATCTACAGACAGATTCGTCCTCTTTGCGAGAGCATCGATAGTACCAAACCAATAGAAATATTCGTTTGGCTGTTCCTCCTCTCCCTCTCTCACGTCGGCCAACTTGATTCTCTTGTCCTAAAGCTAAACCCTTTTCGTAAGTTCTGAAGTGGGTTTCAGCGATTTGTTATAGATCTGATGGATTCAGATCAAGGAAAGCTTTTCGTTGGCGGAATCTCGTGGGAGACAGACGAAGACAAGCTAAGAGAGCATTTCAGCAGCTACGGAGATGTTTCTCAGGCTATTGTCATGAGAGACAAGCTCACTGGCCGTCCTAGGGGTTTTGGTTTCGTCATCTTCTCCGATCCTTCTCTTCTCGATAGGGTTCTTCAAGACAAACATCACATTGATTCCAGAGAGGTTCCCCCCACTCTTTTGGTCTTTTTACCTTGTTTACGGTTTGGCCCTTTTGTTTAATTCGAGAAcgagattaaaaaaattgagacTTTTGTTTGATTGGTTTAACTTTGAGGATGAGAGGCATTTTAGGGTGATTAATATTAGTATTATGTTTGTGAATCATAAGTGTTTAAGTGTATAATCAGTTTGGTTTGGTCTAATAATATCAAATGTTGTAAAAATCGATGTCTATATATATTTCAGTTGATTAATAATGATTTTTGGAGGTTTATtcctaagcttttaatgatttttttgtagGTTGATGTGAAGAGAGCAATGTCAAGAGAGGAGCAGCAAGTCTCTGGAAGAAGTGGGAGCTTCAATGCAACTAGAGGCTCTGGAGGAGATGCTTACAACAAAACCAAGAAGATCTTTGTCGGAGGCTTGCCGCCTACTTTGACAGACGAAGAGTTTCGCCTCTACTTTGAACAGTACGGCCCTGTGGCTGATGTTGTGATCATGCACGACCAGACTACTAGCCGTCCTCGCGGGTTTGGGTTTGTCTCCTTCGACTCTGAAGATGCCGTGGACCGTGTGCTTCAGAAGAACTTCCATGATTTGAACGGTAAGCAAGTTGAAGTGAAGCGTGCTCTTCCTAAAGATGCTAATCCAGGTGGTGCTGGACGAGCCATGggtggtggcggtggtggtggttacCAGGGTTTTGGTGGTAATGAAGGCGGTTTTGACGGGCGTATGGATTTCAATAGGTATATGCAGCCTCAGAATGTAGGAAATGGTTTACCGTCTTATGGTGGTTCTTCAGGTTATGGTGCTGGTGGTGGGTATGGAAATGGTAGTAATGGTGCTGGATTTGGTGGATACGGAGGTTATGGTGCTGGAGCTGGAGCTGCATATGGAGCGACGGGGATGCCAGGTGGTGGTTATGGAAGTAGTGTTGCTCCGAGAAACGCATGGGACACTCCATCAGCTCCTAGTGGTTATGGGAACCCCGGAGGGTATGGGAATGGTGCTCCTCAAAGTGGATATGGGGCTCCTCCGGCTCAGACACAGTACGGATACGGAGGGTACAGTGGAAGTGGTGATGCTGGTTACGGTAACCAAGCTGCTTATGGTGCGGTTGGAGGGAGACCTAGTGTTGGGGGGTTGAACAATCCTGGTGGTGGCTACATGGGAGGTTATGACCCGTCACAAGGGTATGGTTTGGGTCGGCAAGGCCAATAGTCACTAAGTGACTATCACCACCCCTAAGTTTATGGATCCTTGTGGAGAAGAAGTTATTTCAAATCAAAGGCTCCTCAATTCATAGGGTTGGACTGTTTGAATCTTTATAAGCATTGTGCTATTTATTACAATAAGTCTGGCttctatttatgttattttttttctgttggaTGTACTTTTGAGTTTCATAAGACTTATATAACTAAGGTTTTGCTGctttcattattattattggtTTATCCTAGTGAATGgttgtttttgattttgctaTATTTGTTTGGCCCTGATAGTAGTGGTAGCATGGAGGGAGAAGCTTTAGAAAGTAGTAGAAGGTGTGGCCTTTGAGAAGGGCGTAATCATTTTTGGGTCGTGTGTGTTTATACAGTGACTCATCAAGGTAGTTTCAGCTCTTAGGTGGAGCAACGATTCAAAGGTCTAGGAGTTGAGGTAGTTGCTTGAAGAAAAAAGAGTCAAGTCGTTACCAAGTGGTTTGCCTAAAGTCTTGTGGTGTGGTGTGGTGTTGTTGAGTATTATATTCTTTTGTGAGGGAATAAAATTcatgatgaaaatgaagaatCCGAAAATGAAAACATCGATAGATAGATAGTCTAAAAgctcatattaaaataaacaaagttATTTTATTCCCAAAGTCTCTCATGCAATGCAACTACAAGTTTCTTCTTGTTTATCTCAGTTGTGTCCAATCTTTCCACCACCAATGCCAAAGCCTTTGCCTATTCCTTTGCCGAAGCCACCACCTTTTCCAAAGCCAAAGCCTTTGCCTATTCCTCCACCGAATCCTCCTCCAAAACCACCGCCTTTTCCTATTCCACCACCACCAAAGCCTCCGCCAAGAATGCCTCCACCTTTGCCTATCCCGCCAGCGATTCCACCTCCTTTACCAAAACCTCCTCCAAATCCCTTTCCACCTCCTATGAAGGTCTTCTCCTCTTCATCTTTGCCAAAGCTCATCACACCATCTCTCGCAGCCACATTACTCACCACAAAAACatggaaacacaacaaaaccaAAAGACCAGCTCCGTTTACTAGACGCCCCATGTCTCTtcctgttattttttttttatcttgtgcAGTTCGATGAGCATGACCTATCGACCATTACAAAACGTTTATATAGTGTGATTAGAGCAAACTACActtattaaaacattttttatttaaacaaacTCTTTAAAGTTAGTTCAACTGCTAACAACTGACTGATAAATTGTTGGACTTAAATTCGCAAATGAGTTAACGTTTTCATATATACCCCCATGACAACTTTGCTCTGTTTATGTCTCCATCGACACATTTCTCTAGTCTAGAAGACTACAACTCCATACGTGCTTTAAGTTTTTTGTCCCTTCCATATGGGACATCTCGAAACAATTTTTGTAATGTTCATCTTTCTAATTTAGGTCGTCcttttgttatatgttttatgaAAGTGAAAGAATCTGAATTTTTATGTTAGTGGACGTTAATGGTTGTTAATTAGTTTGGTGGTCGCTTAAGCACAATCTGaattaattagttatttaaaattttccataatATAGGGTTGAGTTGTCGATAAAGTAAGAAACATTAGACTTACAGATCATGTATATAATAGCTACTTTGTAGATAAAAGTGAATGAAAATTGACTTAGAATCGTGAAGTGTGTTCCTTACATCTACTGAAAGTTTGGTAACAGTTAAGTATGGGTAAGTGAATAAAAAGCAGTCTGATAGTTTGTTTTCTATATACCAACTACGAATAAGTTCTTTAACTATATAGATGGAAATAAAAGTAGGTCAGCTTTGTAAAATAGTGCTTTGATATTGAAATCAAACTCATAGAAACACACGAACCATGAGGACAAGGAATCTCCTAGGAACAGAGGAACAAGACTTGAAGATCCAGATTTGATTACAAGGAATTAATCACGTTTTGTCTTAGACAAAAGAAATTTTGCCACTTTGACCATTTCACCAACTAGCTAGCTACCTTCGAGTTCATTCGGATCATTTTATAAGCtagaaactagattttgacccgcgctttcaaagcgcggaatcatttctttttaaaatttcatttaaattaataaatatttgtctaatctatattttaatagattttatatttgtttatagtaattttttataattttgtcttctttattttttattatataataataaatttgtgtACTAATTAATTTGTGCAAACTTCTACtcaataaatttaatcatattgtgattatatatttgctaaggttatttatttacaattttaacttattaattaaatattatatgaaaaatgtaataGACATTACGTTTTTCattctacatatttttaaataatgcataaatgttaaattataattacacaaatattaaataataattatgtatttaaattgacttataattgtttttaaaagaaaatattgttgAGCTTCTTTGActttaagtttttaaattattgggCTGTTTTGTTGGACAGAAGCAAATGTATTGGGCTTTTAATTTCTGAAAACCATTAAAAGTAATTGAAAAAAGAAATGGaatgttttgtaattaataagaaaatccAGGAGCAGATTTATAAAAAGGattttgctttaatagtatagatcatCTGAGTAACAACAAAACCTGTGACATTGATCAAAACAACCAGATGTATGTACAAAACTGTAGTCAAATAAACAGAAAGCAAACAAGAGAATTCAGAAGCATAGTTTGGTACTTATATTGTCTTTTAACACACCACACCACAAGAGAAGCAGCACAAGCTGTGCTATAGAGAGACACTCCGTTTAAACAAGATAAGAATCGCTCACACGACCGTGGTAACACCATCTTTTGCTTGATTGACTC
The sequence above is drawn from the Brassica napus cultivar Da-Ae chromosome A8, Da-Ae, whole genome shotgun sequence genome and encodes:
- the LOC106360000 gene encoding glycine-rich protein 5, which produces MGRLVNGAGLLVLLCFHVFVVSNVAARDGVMSFGKDEEEKTFIGGGKGFGGGFGKGGGIAGGIGKGGGILGGGFGGGGIGKGGGFGGGFGGGIGKGFGFGKGGGFGKGIGKGFGIGGGKIGHN
- the LOC106361564 gene encoding heterogeneous nuclear ribonucleoprotein 1; the protein is MDSDQGKLFVGGISWETDEDKLREHFSSYGDVSQAIVMRDKLTGRPRGFGFVIFSDPSLLDRVLQDKHHIDSREVDVKRAMSREEQQVSGRSGSFNATRGSGGDAYNKTKKIFVGGLPPTLTDEEFRLYFEQYGPVADVVIMHDQTTSRPRGFGFVSFDSEDAVDRVLQKNFHDLNGKQVEVKRALPKDANPGGAGRAMGGGGGGGYQGFGGNEGGFDGRMDFNRYMQPQNVGNGLPSYGGSSGYGAGGGYGNGSNGAGFGGYGGYGAGAGAAYGATGMPGGGYGSSVAPRNAWDTPSAPSGYGNPGGYGNGAPQSGYGAPPAQTQYGYGGYSGSGDAGYGNQAAYGAVGGRPSVGGLNNPGGGYMGGYDPSQGYGLGRQGQ